The DNA region ACCGACCGTTGCCGACTCGAAGTCGATTATGACGGGCCGTCCCCCCTCTACTAAGACGTGTTTTTGTAGCCGGGACAGCTCGTTGTGCGAGATCCCTACGACGTCTAGTCTATAAGCCTGGGTCATTAATTCCTCGACAAGAGTCTTCCTCTCCTGGGGACACGCCGCTCGCCACCACTCGTCTATTGGAACGCCGTCAACAAACCTATAGGCCACAACGTCTTTGCTATACGTATAAATTCTCGGGCCTACTCCAACCGTATTTGCCACGTGCAACATCTGCGCCTCATGTGTCAGAGATTCCCTAGAAGAGTCGCCACGCCTAATCTTACATGCGAGTTTAAAATCGCCAAGTCTAGGCCTACACAGAAAGACAATGCTGTTGGTCCCTTTACCCACAACAAGAACGCCATTGTGTAATACATTGCCGCCTTCCACAACGACGAGGCCCAGCTCTTCAAGTTGCCTAGCCACAGAAAGCGCGTGTTGCAGACCGCCGCCCAGCGCAAGAAGTAGCCTAGTGACATACACAGTATGTGACGTGCGTAAGTGTTTATAAATACGGAAGAGGGCAATGCCGTGAGTAGCGACGTCGTAAAGAAGATAGCCCAGTTGGTGAGGGCAGGAGCGGCACTAACGCCGTACACATGCCCGGCTTGTGGAACCGTCTTGGTGCGGCTAAAAACTGGCGAGCTCTACTGCGCCAACTGCGAACGCACAGTGGTGCTGGTGCGATCAGACGAGGAGGCGCAACAAGCCCTCGAGGTGGTACAGCTTAGGGAAGTGAGGCGAATTGTCTTTGACAAGATAATACAGCTCGGGAAGGAGATCGAAAAGTTGTCTGCCCCCGAGATGGTCGACCACCTGAGATCACTGTCCCTCCTGCTCGATATCTACGAGAGACTTGCAAAAATACACGGAGAGGCGGGGAGGGAGAAAAAAACCTAGCTTCTCTCCAAGCGGCGAAATCCCCCTCCCCGCCCAGCGGGCATCAAGGCGTAAACCGCCGCGTGTCAGCCACGTCGTCTCTTAGCACCCTTACTCTAAACTTCTTCACACTTTATGGTTAGCCTTGTTGATTCCCAGTAACATCGTGACGACGTCGGCGGAGAGTGGGGTGCGGCGACGGCGCTTGTGCTAGCAGGACATATAACAGTGGAAGCGGGAGAGGCCGCTGAGGCAAGCGTCGGAGAGACCAATAAGCCCGAGAGCCGCCGTTTAAGGTTGCGTTTCTCAAGCTTCGGCCAGCCTCACCGTCTTCGGCCTCAAAGGTTTGGATACTTACGTGTCGCCTAGTTTAAAACTCAGCGCTGCATACCCTCTTCACCCCTCGACAGCGGTCTTTATCATCACTTAAATATATTCTCGTATCTAGGCGCGTGAGGTATATATACCTTGGCCTCGCCGTCGTTGTCGCGGTCTTTGCGTACCTCGCGTACGTGACGGCGCAGTTGCCCGGGTCAGACGGCTTGCCCAACGGTCCTGGCTACATCTCCGACGAGGTATGGTACGTCACCTCGGCGCGGAACATCCTCCACGATCTTTTCAAGGCGCCGGCTGCTTCGCCCTACTTCACTGTTGAGGAGGAGTGCCTAACTAGTGGGAGCGTCGTAGTGAAGAACTACACGAAAATCGACGCGGTGACAGTGGAGGGGCCCGTCGCGTGTTATATCAGGAGGGGCTTCCCCTACCCAGACAAGGAGGGGATCCTGAGTTATTATAACCTCGAGCACCCGCCCCTGGCTAAGTACGTAATAGCCGCCGTGGAGGCGGTGAGGGACGAGCCGCCTTTCTGGAGGCTTCCCTCTATTGCCCTCGGCGTGGGGACGCTGGTCTTGGTGTTCCTAACCGCGCGCAGACTCGCGGGGGATATCTGGGCCTTGGCGGCGACGGCGCTTATGGTTTTCGACAACACGTTTAGGGCGATGGCGGGTATCGCCATGTTGGACATATACCTGGCCTTCTTCACCGCGCTTCTGGCCTATTTATACGTCTCTGGCAGAGTTCTGGCAACTGGAGCAGCCCTAGGCCTAGCCGCCTCGGTTAAGTACTCAGGCGCCTTCCCCTTCTTCGGGCTTGCCTACCTCCTGGCGCGGAGAAGCATCTGGGCCTTCGTATCGGTCCTCCTCATGGCGATCTCTATCTTCCTCCTCGTCAATATACCAATAGCCGGGCAACTGGGCCTGGGCAGGTGGGTTGAGGAGATCTTGAAGGCGCTTTCTTGGCACACCACATCGAGACCGCCTGGGCCAACGGCGTCCACGCCATTGGACTGGCTACTCATGAGAAACGCCTTCGCCCTCTACATAAACCCCGACATATACGCAAGCGGAACACCTGCCTACCTAGTGGCCTTGGCCTTCGCCCTCTACAGACGCGACGACGTGTCGATACTCTACCTATCCACATACGGAGGCTACTGGTTGGTATATCTTGCAGGCAACCACACGCTCTACAGCTTCTACACAGCCCACTTCTCTCCGCTAGCCCACATCGTGCT from Pyrobaculum arsenaticum DSM 13514 includes:
- a CDS encoding serine/threonine protein kinase, whose product is MYVTRLLLALGGGLQHALSVARQLEELGLVVVEGGNVLHNGVLVVGKGTNSIVFLCRPRLGDFKLACKIRRGDSSRESLTHEAQMLHVANTVGVGPRIYTYSKDVVAYRFVDGVPIDEWWRAACPQERKTLVEELMTQAYRLDVVGISHNELSRLQKHVLVEGGRPVIIDFESATVGGGNNVTQIANGLLRFGIRPPIEALRYYKRCLCREGFEQVLTEVVSQI
- a CDS encoding Sjogren's syndrome/scleroderma autoantigen 1 family protein, with product MSSDVVKKIAQLVRAGAALTPYTCPACGTVLVRLKTGELYCANCERTVVLVRSDEEAQQALEVVQLREVRRIVFDKIIQLGKEIEKLSAPEMVDHLRSLSLLLDIYERLAKIHGEAGREKKT
- a CDS encoding phospholipid carrier-dependent glycosyltransferase, with translation MRYIYLGLAVVVAVFAYLAYVTAQLPGSDGLPNGPGYISDEVWYVTSARNILHDLFKAPAASPYFTVEEECLTSGSVVVKNYTKIDAVTVEGPVACYIRRGFPYPDKEGILSYYNLEHPPLAKYVIAAVEAVRDEPPFWRLPSIALGVGTLVLVFLTARRLAGDIWALAATALMVFDNTFRAMAGIAMLDIYLAFFTALLAYLYVSGRVLATGAALGLAASVKYSGAFPFFGLAYLLARRSIWAFVSVLLMAISIFLLVNIPIAGQLGLGRWVEEILKALSWHTTSRPPGPTASTPLDWLLMRNAFALYINPDIYASGTPAYLVALAFALYRRDDVSILYLSTYGGYWLVYLAGNHTLYSFYTAHFSPLAHIVLAQLLSSIANFGKK